The region ACAaggcaggggccgcggaagcgggggaggggggcttcagccctcccactttttttccaaaaccgtgtacaaaaatgaccataggattatgattttttgcatggtcgcccccccccccttgaaaaccgTTCCCCGGCCCCTGCAAGGCATAAGTAGgccttttttccaaaaccgtgtactaaaacgtaaaaatgaccataggattacgattttttgcatggtcgcccccccccccctttgaaaaccgttccccGGCCCCTGCAAGGCAtaagtaggctgcacattcagacccttaactcgattgaagggtttgcacagcagactaaacagagtagtaggtccatggtcttaCACACTATTGTCATGATTCGTTGAATTTTGTTCGAAAGCTCGTCGGGTTTTGAATGAATCAAAGCTCTAGCTGCGTCGGCTGTAGCCTCTGCAGGTTCATTGTTATGCAGAGGCGCCACTGAGATACTCAAGTTGGAAACCAGTTCGTGATGATCATGGCCACGTAAATCGAGATTTTAGGGGAAATCCTTTATAACTTCACTGTTATCAAGATTTTGGATTAGACATCTCTAAGCAGCAAACATCTCTGAGAACAACATCACAAATATATAAGGTAATgtaacaaaatatagaaattagGGAAAGAGAGTCACAGACAGAAGGGAAGGAGAGATTTAGAAGTGATGAATAGACGAGCTATATCAGATTATGGAGAGTAATGTTTATTGAACTGTCTTTGGAATAATGTTCCCTATACCCGAAAACATGGTATATTATTCGTTATTGAAGTGAGAGAGAACATCAATAGGGATGCAGTGGCCAATATTTTGATGTCGGAACATGGTAATACTATAGCTGCCTTTGCTTTTGGTAAATAAATAACCGAATTAAGTGATATGTAAGTTCTTATGTAACGAATGTTTACCTATATGCTAAAGCAATTGTAGAGTTCTTAGATCGTAGATCATAGAGATACTTTGTGATGAGGAATGTCAGTATATCAGTATTACACAACGCGATTGGTACTCTGGATTAATAAAAGCTAGAGGCAAATGCAGAGTAACATGAGTTTAGCCACTTGAATGATTGAAAAAGGGGAAATAgaaccaggggagcgtttcatgaaaggacttgtcggacattttatccgacaagtaccagtttatccgacagttaccataggaacagtgcctctcagccaatcagaatcaaggaaagatgtcagatctgacaacttgtcggatgaaaatattgatgaaacgctccccagaattCTGTATATTTGGTAATGGACTAGAATCACTTAAACATGCTGAATTCATGGGCAAAAATTTGATTGAATATGATAGTGTTGgtcatttagattttttttatctgaaacTGTTGCCCGAAATTAATTGCGAGCCAATCTGATATCACTTTACCACAATCTGGTAAGGTCAATCAAGAACTTGAcgattttttctctctctctgggCCCGGGTCTGGGCCGCGGagtcctatattttttttcttaaataacaTGGGTCTACATATATGTATAACCTACAGGCTAATATGCTTCTTCATTCATGTCATTAGCACATACATGCAACAAGGTTAATAATGATACCTTATCAAAGATTGAATTCTTGAAATGAAGGATTGGCTATAATTGTGATTATTTAGCTGCAATTTATTATAACTTAACGAAATGTCACCGATTGTCATTGTACCATTGGCCACGACTATAGTATCATGCTGTAGTGCCCATGCCAGTTAGTCCGGTATTAGGGTGGCACGACATTTtctcctgcgacatttgctccggtcttGATATCTCAGAGGGTATAGAAAAAGAGTCCCGGAAAAAGTATaggattgttttttaattcagaaTAAGGTAACGATAAGGATACGGGTTTATTAAGTTTCGTAGGTTAGATTTCatgtttggcttaacgtgcAGTTGGAAAACTGTTTGGCCTTTTCTGCAGAATGTATATCAAGGTTACATTATGGGTCCTAGCTGTTCGAAATTAAATGCACTCAGTGAATCTCTGATTTATATGTATGACTATAAAAACACGAGTACTGTTTTGGACTATTTTTGTACGGTACCGCAAAATACAGTCCGGGACAATTAGTGGATCGATATGCCCAAGCTAGGAATTGTCAGTTTATCTCCTTGATATGCCTGCGTTATAATgtgacccctccccctcccccatttaaagggattgtccgggctgaaaatatttattttaatacatagagtagaattcactgactaagtgccgaaaatttcatcaaaatcggatcacaaataataaagttattgaagtttaaagtttaacaatattttgtgaaaacagtcatcatgaatattcattatacatgcgctgatgatgtcacatccccactttccgttttcttatgttcttacataaaatcattttttttcattattttatacctgtgtgaataatatgtctcccttataatgaaataagttgcagcaataataatctaatgcactaaatcagttgtcaatccaatttttctagttcttggaggaaaaatgaataaacctaatttcatataataagatacaaaagaacaagtggggatgtgacatcatcagcccacctagtggaatattcatgataactgttttcacaaaatattgctaaattttaaaattcaataaatttattatttgccatccgattttaatgaaattttcggcactttgctcagtgaattctactatATTTATTACgctatgaatatttttcagcccggaccatcccttgaAGACACCGGGGAATTGTAATAGGAGGGACAAAATAGACTGAAGTTGACGTAGATCTCTCCCAATTGGAATGAGAATAGTAATACAGAGGGGCCACAATATATCAGAATTAAGATTGCATTACCTTAGTATAAATAGTATCAACTTGTGATCAATACAATTCAGATTGCTTTAAAACTACAATGTGTATGGCTCCATACATgagaaatataaacaaaacaaaatgcccAGATAGTTTCTATCTCACAAACCGATTGAagtttgattccattttatctAAAGAGAAGTTAGCTGGGGACACAGGATACATAACCGGATTCCGGAATAAGTACTTCACATTTATTTCTGCGATGTGAATttattatcaaatcatgataataatcgTTTGTTCTCATGAAGAAGTTTGTAGTCTAATTGCCAGTCTGCTGATAACAATGGTAAATAATaactctctttctgtctctttaacaaaaattttatttaataaagaCAAATTGTTAGTGTTTTTGAGTGTTCTCAAAATAAATAGATGCTTTATCCAAGTTTACTTCAACGAAGTCATCATCAATGTGATTTAGGGGAATATGCACTCCAAACATGTTATGTTTATGCTTTGTTTCTATTATACTGTATACTTTTCTGCAAATTCAACACTACTTTTCTAATATTATTTTACATGGTGAAAAGTTATTAAAACATTGcctataattatatcaagaatCTGCCGTCAATCCATATTTTTTAaccacaagtaaaaaaaaaacgctcaCATTCGTTATAATAGATTTTGTATAGAGTGTGTTGTACTCACACAAGCTGTGCTTGATCATGTAAAGAAATTCCTTTTCAGTGGATTTTTTTCCAGTGGATTATTTGCCGCCGAGCCAATATGAATATGCATTGTTCACTTCGAGAATTGTGTCAACTTTCGAAACCACTGAAGAAAACCCACACATTCTGTGTTTGCTCTCGTCTACAGGAAGACATTCATGTTTAGGACTGTGAATAGACATCTTTGTCAGAGATCATCGATTAGACCACTATACCAATACCAAACCTATTTCGATCGACAAAGCGAAGATGGGCAATAAACCCAGCAATGATTTAAAACCAGAGGCTCTCAACGATCTCCGGAAACAAACCTACTTTACAGAAGAAGAGCTTCAACAATGGTATGCCGATTTCAAGAAAGGTAAAACATGAGAATGGTCATTGTTAGAGTGTTGTGTGTATAGGGAATCTTATGGTCTTTTTCCCCTCCTCCTTCCCCAGCCCCACTAACTAAAAAATCATAGGGGATTgcccctgaccccccccccctctagcaCCGCTCCTAGGTTTCTGGGTTCCAAATATCTAAACACCAGTATTGACACCATTTTCAGTAGACAGTAAAAATGCTTTATACaaaatgttgccaatttgaatagtaatgttAAATTTCTAACATAATATCATTTATCGCTTATAAGTTGATAACTCTTGCTTCGACTTAAAAAACCCTCAaacatttgggcgattccatacgtgtcgtaccgGACaattagagaacatttgacagttttttgacaagaaaaacaaaaaatatcccAGTAACTAAAGGTGATCATTaagtactaccagagtgttGGGAAAATCAAggcttaacatgacttgaattcacatcctgtaatAATACAGATataaatagtaatgtgtcgtacggacgcagaaaaagtggcttttttagaaacctcaagtttgtactctgTGAGTTGGACAGAtaattttcatagaaactgaactcaaattgatattcaattacccaagaacaaacacatctatgaaagaaagcaaaataaacacttatgaatatataaagcaaatgacaattttcgagaacattgtggcgtacgggacactCAAAATGTGTCATACGggacaattttttatttttattttatgtctctttgacttcttcaatcactttatttggctgatgataatgataatcctatcaaactacattcattatgtttcattttttccccttttttcatgatggttcacagcatttttacgagctgaaaaacttgatgttttgtgtgaagttatattttagtgaATCAATTAATGATTTCCAATACGctatttaaacaatgaatgaatgaaactgattgtgtaaattatggggctaaaatgctattttttccatataaaatgtatacatacattatatatgtcacaactgtcacttgtaattccacaaaaatatttttttctaaagaaatgcgattctactttttcaaacctttctgcatttcatgaaaccatatggtttgtcttattttccagatttttgttttgaacaacatggtttgtcttattttccagatttcttttttacaacttgaaaaacgtatggagtttcaatactgtatataaaaatgaattagatatcatcaagggaagtccaaatagatgattgatatgtaaatattttttaaaatatcttataataatttcacattagcatgcaagaggaagtcatcttccaggTTAGGGTGAATCActtattaagtttttattttcatgctcaataacaaagaaattaacctgctctgtCATGACCAGTGAcaatcaccagtttagctgaagggattcacaataGAATACGCCTACATGAAGTCAATTGAAATggttagaatcacctatttcatgttctaaggagataaaaagtaatttttcagttcattttatgtaaaatcaatattactcattaaaaataggcctactatttatagtttctgaatccaaatacCGCATTTAAATGCAgtatatattgtgtgtcgtacgggacaacttttaataggacaaATATTAACAAATGAAAGGCAGTAATAggatccttatgggataaatcgatcacccatggatCAAAGATAGAGAAACTGATATTGTGAAATTGTATCATCAAAactaaaattgtaggaaaaacttttgcattttcATGTTTCGTACgcgacattgccaaaaataagttcggaaaaatcagggctgcccctattatgcatcatgaaaatgttgtagatatcatttggaaccatcaatgatacaTTATTCCATTGACTTGCAATATTTTCGTACTTGAGAATTTAATtagcaaaattattaaaaattgaaaattccattgtttcccaaaaaaaactatttttgacTTCACTTTTGCTTAAAACTTATGATTTTCACAAAATCTAGTTATCATCgaaaaatattacactactaaTGACGTATTGAAAACATGttgaaattatgatatttttgaagttctagtgtgtaATCGCCCATTTGAGATGCTAAGTACCGAAGCTGATACTGTTTTGAGTTGGCTATGGCATTTTGACTGagacattttattattttatagttACTTCATATAAAACCTAttttataattgtttattttttgtgtgtgtagaGCCGAACCTTTATCTCTATCATATCTTTCTTCCaccttcttttctctctctctctctctcacatgTAAAAACAGCCAGCTCAAAGGATTACCTCACAAAAGCAGACTTCAAGAAGTTATATTCCCAGTACTTCCCTTCGGGTGATGCCACGAAGTTTACCGAACACGTATATCGTACGTTCGACAGTAATCGGGACGGCTCGATATCATTCCGAGAGTTTATGTGTGGGATGAGTGTACTCGCTCGTGGTACGGTTGAGCAGAAATTGAGCTGGATCTTCAGTATGTACGATATCAACAAGGATGGATATATCTCAAGACCAGAGATGTTGGAAATACTTCAGGTAATCAATTTCGACTCATTTGATTATTGTTATGTAactatattcatttatttattcattcattcagttatttatttatttattattttatttatttatttatttattcattcatttattatttatttatttatttatttatttattcatttatttatttatttattcatttatttatttttttttaatttttatttattcaattaattattcattatttcattttatcttatttatttatctttattcatttttttaaatattcaaatggAGGGGGTGATACACTTTCCAAACCTGGTGTGACCGGCTTCAGGGCATCTCGATAGAGTGGGCAAGACGTCACGGGGacgtcatttttttctcaattgcAGTCGCTTATACGACGAACGACGGATtaaagaacacagtaaatgtattgaaaatgctgtcacatgacaatgaacagctcgGAGGCCTTTGTCGATTGGTGAACCCGAGCAGCAGTTTCGTCCTTATTTTGGGAGCTgactaaaaattgcaaatatatgCAGTCCACGACGAATCTGCTGATTTGATTcatcaattttcaacaaaaagacttcttggttgtcatgaagggcttttgaaaATGCagtttctatgttcttgaatccgtctAAGGTAGTGGAAGCGAGAACTCCCCAATGTTAAGTTAAGCCACTGGCGGATCGGGCGGGCAAAGGCGGTCTTTGCCCCCttccccctttgagaggcacaattaaagtttgtaatgtaaaaatgccataaaAACAGAAGGATGCCCCGCCCCTTTAAGgtgaagaccattttttttgcttgtccaatttttttcgTGAACGAAATTGTCTTATTTTGgtttgaaaacctttttttttctttgcttgtcaaaattttcctcgggaaaatgtgcccccttggaaaattctggatccgcccctgacatgTCTGAGTTACACGCAATAGTCTCATGCCATTataatatcattatgatgatcttctttttctttattaagttcaattttcttcatcttcttttacTCCTTTATCACATACTTGGAACGCCGTGAGAGTGGTCGTCCATGCCTCCTTTATTCCACCGCCCCTGACTCTAACATATTCATTGATTAGATGCATTGGGGCGGttgaaagggaaaaaatagaaaggagAAGATTTAAAGAAGTAGATTGTGGATGTTGACCAACAATGGGATAAAACTACTATGATTCTACAATATAACATACGCAGTAATTAAATATAATGTTGAATAATTATGTTCGCTTTTGGAACATAACTTTCCTGTCACATTGAGCTCGAAATTAAAGCAGGAGGTATATAGAAACGACCTTATCAACTTACAAAAATGTAATTCACGATCTTGACCAAtgcaaatcaaaatgcaagTTTAGTATATTGTGGGAATTCACTTCTTCAgcgtggttttgaaagactggtcaatggtcaatcgcggggtcaaacgtatttttagggtatatttttttccaaagcttttttaggggtcatattctggcaaTAACTTGTTTAGTGggcaaaatgtgtaaatgaagaGATGAGCTTGTATAGGGGTTGTTTGGAAATgatttggtcacgcgtgtgtacagcaatacatttgactgccccccccccccgggacttgAGTTTAGAGTAACCATTAAgcccccatcacacttattcggaatcagcaggaaTCAAGCAGAACTTGGAacgaaaaaatatttaaaaaatctagAAATTTGGGGGAGGAACTTATAAATTCACCAAACTGGAGTTAAAATTCAGTAAAGTGACAAGGTGATTCATACACTAGTCAAAATGAACCGCAGTGGAGTCAGATTGATAATTCGTACTACATTCTTGGACATTCTAGGCGCATTCTAAATACTCTTACTTCATTCTCAGTGCATTCGAaatatttctgtcattttttggGGTCGTCCCGAAGGTTTTGGTCTTGTACAAAACATTCGAGGGGTATTTTCAAACGGTGTTCGAAGTAGATTTAAATGACCAACTGGTAGATGAACAATAGTCCTTTCATTCCGGTCAATTCTGCTTGATTCGgaataagtgtgatgggggcTGTAACATTCACCttttttcattctgttttttttttttgtgtgcagTCACTGTATAGAATGGTAGGTGAGATGTCAGAGGATACACGTTATGATGAAGCGACACCAGAGAACAAGCTCGAGACTATTTTTAGGAATGTGGATcgagatggtgatgatagacTCTCACTTCGTGAATTCCTTGATGCAGCTTCTCATGACCCTGGAATCATGTCCATGCTGCAGTAATTAATTTGTCTAGGAATGTAATATTAAGTTGGtatcttattttttcccttGCCAAGTTGTTTACAGTTGGGATGATCTTGGACCCCTACGAAAAAACAGACAGTGCTGATTTCTTCGATTTTATCCATGATATGGTGTAGgttgaacatttttttcctttacgctgataaaatattcaaatcattgatttttttttttggggggggctgcTTTGTTGAATTATGTTGTTGTCTTGTTTATATTTTAGGTAAGCATTTCTTGATGTTCAGAAGAATTGAGCTCTTGAATTTAGAGGTGTAGTgttaaaggaaaatataatttctgTTAGAATATGATTGTAATATACACTTAAAATAACTTAAAATTGGGTAAACCTTAAGGTTTACCCAAttttgggtaaaatgggaataTTCATGTTGGTTGGATACTAATGAAAGATATATTTCGTACATTCTACGCAAttttgcgttgaaatagcctaATATGGGGTGAAAATatatacccagcaaacatgcatgtttcctTTCTACCCAGTTTTCAGTGTTTTAGACTAGAGTGTACGTTTCGAAAGTGTAAAATATCGA is a window of Lytechinus variegatus isolate NC3 chromosome 2, Lvar_3.0, whole genome shotgun sequence DNA encoding:
- the LOC121408274 gene encoding neurocalcin homolog, with protein sequence MGNKPSNDLKPEALNDLRKQTYFTEEELQQWYADFKKASSKDYLTKADFKKLYSQYFPSGDATKFTEHVYRTFDSNRDGSISFREFMCGMSVLARGTVEQKLSWIFSMYDINKDGYISRPEMLEILQSLYRMVGEMSEDTRYDEATPENKLETIFRNVDRDGDDRLSLREFLDAASHDPGIMSMLQ